Below is a genomic region from Marinobacter salarius.
CTTTGGCTGGCAAGACAAACGGCATGGCCACCGGGGCATAGGGAATGCCCAGCCATCGAGCCAGTGGTTTTATGTTGGCGATGGCGGGAATGGTTTCCTCACATCCGACCACGCCTACCGGCACTATGGGTGCCTTGTATTTCATGGCCAGGTGCATGAAGCCGTTACCGAACCGCTTGAGCTTGTACCGGTCCTGATACAGCTTGCCAGACCCGCGAATGCCCTCGGGGAATACTATGACGGCCTCGCCGTTGGCCAGCATCTTGGCGCAATTGGTGGGATCGCCCAAAACAGCGCCAAACTCGTTCAGCAAATTGCCGAGGTAGGGGACCGTCGGAAAAAAACGTTCGATCATTGCCCGGGGAATGCGTGGGTTATTCTCGCGAGAGGCAAGGGCGTAGGCGATCAGAAGTCCATCAACCGGCAACTGCCCGCTGTGATTCGGGACGATCAGCACCGGCCCCTCCGCGGGAATCTTGTCAACACCGGTGGCTTCCACCCGAAAATACTTTTCATAGATCTGGCGGGTCAGGGAGAAACCGTACTTCATCACTTCGTTGTTGTAGCCCCAGGGGTCGTAACCCAGAGAACCGATCGGCTTGCGGATGCGATTGATGTGGTTCTCCAGTTCCGCCGGGATCAACCGGGACTTCAGAATCGATGCTAGACCCATGTGGTTTCTACTCTCTTCCTATCATAACGCCAAGGGTATGACTCTGGCCTGTATTCAGCACGCGGTAGTCACCGAGGGCGTTGGCGCTTTCAACGCACAGCATGGACTGCCAGGCAACGTCGGGGAAATCCGACAATCGCGCCGCCTTCTCCGGCCCCGGATTCCATACAACCGTGGAGTCGCTTCCGATGGCAGTGATGCGACGGTTCCCTGATGGGGTTTCGACGATCAACGGGTTGCCACTTTCATAGATGCGATCGGTTTCGCCCTCGAAACTCACAGGTCCTTGCTGTGTGTGGTAGCTCCAGTCTTTCAGGGAATCCACATATCCGCAGTTTTCGAGGCCTCTGACCAGCGTTCCGGAAATGTCCGGGGTCGGAAGATAGGTGTGAAGTGCCTGGGTAAAGGCCAGGGGCTCCGAGCCCGCATTGGTAGTGGTTAATGCCAGTTGGCATCCGTCTGCAGAGAAGTGGAAGGTCATCAGTAACCGGGCGCGGCCGTTCCAGGCATCGGAAAAGTCACTGTTCGCATCCAGTGACAGGCTGATTTCCACGTCGTGCGCGGTTTCCCTTACATCCTCCAGTTTCCACACTGCCGTGCGGGCGAAACCGTGGGAGCTGGTGGTCAGTAGCCTGCGTCGAACTTCCGGGGGATTTTTCTCGGGCGCGCCAAACCAGGGCCAGCATAGGGGGATACCACCACGGATGGCCACGCCGGGTTCAAAACGCGCGGTGTCGCTCATCCACAGCCAGTCAGGCTCGTTGTGGGCGGCAAAGTGGGTAAGGTGGGCGCCCTGCAGGAAAAGGCGGGCGCGGAACAGGGGGTGGTGTACCTCCATGGCTTCCAGTTGCCCGATGGTTGTCCATCGGGTGAACGACCAGTGCCCGGGTTTTAGTGTCACGTAGTGCCTCGTTACAGCTTTCTGGGTGGTCAATGGGTTGTCGGTCTGAGGTGCCGCGAGAGTTACGGCATGTCCTTATACTCAGGGTAAATTAAAACTGTCCTTACGGCGAGAAACCATCATAAAATCGGCCGACCCCGTCGGAGTTTGATGAATGATTGAACAGATTGCTGCCTCAGTTCCCGAGTCTCGCCAGGCTGGAGTCGATCTTTCGGCGCCG
It encodes:
- a CDS encoding lysophospholipid acyltransferase family protein yields the protein MGLASILKSRLIPAELENHINRIRKPIGSLGYDPWGYNNEVMKYGFSLTRQIYEKYFRVEATGVDKIPAEGPVLIVPNHSGQLPVDGLLIAYALASRENNPRIPRAMIERFFPTVPYLGNLLNEFGAVLGDPTNCAKMLANGEAVIVFPEGIRGSGKLYQDRYKLKRFGNGFMHLAMKYKAPIVPVGVVGCEETIPAIANIKPLARWLGIPYAPVAMPFVLPAKVHLNFGDPMMFDDLEIPEEQVTERVEQVKAAISELIDTGLSERKRLF
- a CDS encoding D-hexose-6-phosphate mutarotase; translated protein: MTLKPGHWSFTRWTTIGQLEAMEVHHPLFRARLFLQGAHLTHFAAHNEPDWLWMSDTARFEPGVAIRGGIPLCWPWFGAPEKNPPEVRRRLLTTSSHGFARTAVWKLEDVRETAHDVEISLSLDANSDFSDAWNGRARLLMTFHFSADGCQLALTTTNAGSEPLAFTQALHTYLPTPDISGTLVRGLENCGYVDSLKDWSYHTQQGPVSFEGETDRIYESGNPLIVETPSGNRRITAIGSDSTVVWNPGPEKAARLSDFPDVAWQSMLCVESANALGDYRVLNTGQSHTLGVMIGRE